The Corynebacterium felinum DNA segment TAATTCGTGCAGATGAGCCCTAGACATATCGAGCTTTACAGCCTCATCCACCAGTGGGGCCAAATAGTCAGCGGCGAAACTCTCCGACCGCCTAGCAAGAATGATCTCCCGTGCCTGCGCGGTGACATACATGCCCAACCCCCGCCTCTTTTCCACAATGTTCATCTCCACCAACAAACTCAAACCCTTGCGGGCCGTGGCGGGGTTAATGGCGTGGAAACGTGCCAATTCATTCGTGCTTGGCGCACGCTCCCCCGGCTTGAGGGAGCGGTCGACGATGGCGTCTTCAATAAATGTGGCAATTTGCCGAAACAAGGGTGCTGTTTGCTCGTCCATCAGCGCA contains these protein-coding regions:
- a CDS encoding GntR family transcriptional regulator → MDEQTAPLFRQIATFIEDAIVDRSLKPGERAPSTNELARFHAINPATARKGLSLLVEMNIVEKRRGLGMYVTAQAREIILARRSESFAADYLAPLVDEAVKLDMSRAHLHELLDRVAESRGLYS